CTGGTGACTTCTATAGCCTTGATATGAAAATTGATGAGATCGCTCGTGGCTTAGGATTAGATGCAATTGGTCTGGAGCGCGATGTTGCCGCATTATCTGGTGGTCAGCGTACAAAAGTTTTACTTGCTAAACTTTTACTTGAAAAACCAAAAGTATTATTACTGGATGAGCCGACGAACTATCTTGATGAAGAACATGTTACTTGGCTGAAAAACTATTTAAAAAACTATCCGTATGCATTCCTGTTAATTTCGCATGATACGGAATTTATGAATAATGTTGTTGATGTAATTCTACATTTAGAGTTCACGAAAATGACGCGTTACACTGCGACATATGAAAAGTTTATCGAGCTTGCGGAAATCAATAAGCGCCAGCATATAGATGCATATGAAAAACAGCAGGAATTTATTAAGCAGCAGGAAGATTTCATTGCGCGCAACAAAGCACGTTACTCAACAAGCGGCCGTGCAAAATCACGTGCGAAACAGCTGGACCGTATGGAGCGTATCGATCGCCCGGAAACTGCCGTAAAACCGGAGTTCAGCTTTAAAGAAGCGCGTACACCTGGCCGTTATATAGTGGAAGCAGAAAACTTAGTAATTGGCTATGATAAAGAAAAACCATTATTGCCGCCACTTACATTCCAAATCGAACGTGGTGAAAAAATTGCATTAGTCGGCATGAACGGTGTCGGGAAATCGACTTTACTGAAAACAATGTTAGGCAAAGTTCAACCGTTGGACGGTAAAGTGATTTTAGGCGACTATCTGGAGCCATCATACTTCGAACAAGAAGTAAAAGCAGATAAAATCACACCGATCGATGATGTGTGGAATGCGTTCCCTTCTATGGAACAAGCACAAGTTCGTGCAGCATTGGCACGTGCCGGTCTGAAAACAGACCATATTACTCGTCCGCTGAATTCTCTTTCTGGTGGTGAGCAGGCTAAAGTACGTCTTTGCAAGCTGATGATGGATCAAACAAACTGGCTGATCTTTGACGAACCTACAAACCACTTGGACGTTGATGCGAAAGAAGAGCTTAAACGCGCCATGAAGGACTTCAAAGGTACAATCGTTCTAGTATCGCATGAGCCGGAGTTCTATGAAGGTTTAGCGACAAAAGTGTGGAACGTGCAAGACTGGTTTACGACTCGTGAAACGAAGGAATTAAACGAATTTAAATAGTTTTTAATGAAGCAGTGCACTCTTTTTTAGGAGTGCGCTGTTTTTTTAGTGTGTTAGAAGAATTATGGCAAATATTTGAAAATCCTATGCAAATTTTAGAATTTTTCTTTAATATATTAGCGCTTCGCAAGGATTTTTTGGTATAGCTGAAGAATATATAAATTGTTCGAGCACTTATTTAAAAACTGCCATACTTATTGGAACAAATGCTGTTTTATTGGGTAATCGCAGTCAACCTCTTTATTCGAGAAAAAATTTTTAAATAGTAAGTTCTATATAGAATATTTCAAGAATATATTAAAAAGTCGCGGTCTTTTAGAGCACTCCCACTACATATTAGAATAATTTCCTGTTCAAAACTAACCGCGCCCAGCAGGTCCCCTCCCTCTTCTAGTTTCTACTTTACAAAACTGTAATATTAAATTAGAAACTTTTTATAGTTTTATACGTATAAATTATTAGAAGAATGGGTAAACAGTTAAAGGGAAACATATAATAAACTTATTGCATTATAAATAGCTTACTGGTAAGATATTATTATAAGTAAATGTCTTACAACTAAGCTATCACCAAATTATTGATTATGGGAAAGCGAGGAAATTAATTATGACAGTAACAATCTATACACAATCGAGCTGTTCCTCATCACGAAAAGCATTGAAATGGCTAAACGAAAATAATATTACTTATACTGAAAAAAGAACAACATCTCAATCTTTGACTTTAGCAGAGTTTAAACATATTTTAAGTATGACAGAAGATGGTACGGATGAAATTATTGCGACAAACTCGAATGATTTCAAAAACCTGGACATTGATATTGACCAGTTATCCATTCAAGAACTGTACAACTTAATACAGCAGCATCCTCGTATGTTGCGCAGCCCTATTTTACTTGATGAAAAACGCATTCAGATCGGCTATAACGAAATGGACATTCGTCGTTTCATCCCTCGTAAAGTGCGTGCATTTGAATTAAATGCCCTCCAGAAATTAGCCGTAGAATAGTGATAACATTTGGAGTTGACACTGATGAATGAGCATAAACGCGAGCAGTTAACCGAACTTTTTGAAAAGATGACATCGTTGGAACGCAAAATTGCTAATCAATGGAACAGTCAAAATCAGTTAGGCTTCTCGAAATCACATATTTTAATTTTAGCTTACTTGCATACAGATGGCCCCAAGCGCCCTTCTGCCATTGCAGAAAAGCTGAAAGTGACTACAGGTGGCGTGACGGTTTTGACGACGAAGCTCATTAAGGCGGGGCTCATTGAAAAAACACAAAATGAAACGGATCGCCGCGCTTCGCAAATTCATATTACCGAAGCAGGAATCGAAGTGCTCGAACGCTCTCAACAGCAAGTAGACAATCTTTTCGAAAACCTGTTCGGCATGTTAACAGAAGATGAAATTAAAACTTTAACGGCAATTTTTGATAAATGTACGAAGTTATAGAACACATGAGCATATGATGCTCATGTGTTCTTTTGTTTGGCTTCTGCTAATCGTGTTTTACTTTATTCACCACTTTTAGTGTGATAATCGCCGCTTCTTCTTTCGTATTCGCCACAACTGCCTCTGTATTCTCCACTTTCAAAGAAAAAATAGCCACTTTAAAATAATATTCGCCTCTTCCTGATATATTGGCCACTTTTATTTTTATTCGCCATTCATAGACGGAAAAAAAGCCATGGCAACTTTCTGCCATAGCTTTCGTCCTATAATTTACTAAGCCAATACTGCTTCTGCGACACCATTGTCGGATAATAAAATTTCTTTCAAGCGTGCTTTTGCGCGGAACAGACGAGATTTTACAGTACCGATTGATACTTTCATCAGCTCGGAAATTTCAGCTAGTGAGAATTGGTCCACATAGAAATACCATAATGTTTTTTGGTAAATGCTATCAAGTTGGCCCATTTTCTCTTGGACGATTTTTGTGATTTCTGTTTTTTCCACAAGCTCTTCTGTCGTAAAATCATTGTTGGGAACCAAATCTAAAATCGGCACGTCTAATTGTTCAGGTTGATTCATCATGTATTTACTGCGACGTACATTTTTGCGATAGCGGTCGCGGAATGTATTCATCGTAATTGTTGTAAGCCATGCTTTTACATGGTCTACTTTTGATACTGATTCTTCATAGCGTACAACTTTTACCCAAACTTCTTGCATTAAATCTTCTGCTTCGTTTTGATTGCGTGTAAGCTTTAAGCAAAGATGGTAAATGTAGCGGTTGTATTCATCATAAATAGTCGTTAATAATTCATTCATTTGAAAGTCCTCCGATAGATTTTATATGAAGTGCGCCCTTGGCATAGTTACATCGTATGTTTATGTTAAATTTCCTTATGACCTTATTGTGCCAAATTAAACTATTACACTCTATCGGATTGGCTTTCAATTACCTTACAATGCTGTAAGATTGGTTGTAATCATTTGAACGAAATAAATGTTTCTGCATTATAAAATTCTATATGATAGTAAACGCCTCTTCATTATAGTATGGTTGATTTCCATTCCGGGTCGGACGCTTTCCAGGGGCCCGAGGCCAACACGATGTTGGTCACAAAAGCGTTGCCACAGGACGTGGCGTTCTTAGCTTTTGTTCCTTGCGCTCTCACTCGGGCTAGCCCCCTAGGAGTCGCCTCCCCTCCATTCCAATCAACTATCCCTTAATATCCCCTACAACGTTTCCATTACATAAGTAAGCAATTCTTGTAATCTTTTAAAATCCTTTTCAAAACTTGGCTGGATTGTGCTGATTTGGGCGATGTTGCGTTGCTTTAAATAAGCGCTGTCACCATGCAGTAAAAAGCCGTTCAATGCACATATAGTAAGAAGTTCTGCCATTTTCGGGTGTTCCCATGTAGCAATCATCGGATAAGTTGCTGTTACTTTAAATGCCGAATTTTTAATTGTTGCCATCCGCTTTTCCAATACTTCAAAGCGCCCCGGATAAAACTTTAGTGCATCACTGACAGCTTCCACAAAATAATGCGGCAATGTGAATGGAATTTGTTTCTCTATATAATAAGGCAAATTTAAATACAACGGCGCATCACTCGAAAACGGCCGTTCCTTACAAAAGATGAAAGCAAGTCCCGCCATCGCACCGAGCGACTTCCCGCTAACTGCTGTTGCATAGTGAAGCCCCTGCATTGAAAATGGTACAGAACCAAACGAACTAATACAGTCCGCACATAACTTGATATCATATTTATCCGCCAGCTCCCGTAACTCGTCAAGCGGATTCAATATACTGTTTGACGTTTCGCCATGCACAAATACAATGTATCGATAACCGCCCATTTGTAAATATGCTTCAATTTGCGCAATATCGAATAGATTTCCCCATCCAACATCGATTTTTTCAATATGTAGACCCCACTGTTTTGCCTGGTTATAAAGGCGATGGCCGAACTCCCCATTCACCAATACTAGTCCGGCTTCATTAGGAAATTCACTTTTCATCTGGCCAAGCATCGCATCATTGGCAAGTGTCCCTGTACCAACAAGCGGTATTACGTAATTTGCCTTTGCTAGCTTACATAACTCATTTTCCATCTCATCAAGCTCTTGTTGAAATTTTACGGAGCGATGAGAAATCGTTGATGGAATGAGCGGCTTTTCCAATGCAACCGGTCCTGGGAAAAACACTATATTCTGTTCACGCAGACGCTCACGGAAAACCGCACTTTCCTGCCGTGTTAAAACCATCGGCAAATAACGTGCTTCCTCTGTTCCGACGGCTGAAGCAAATTGTCTGAACCCCATTTGTGTATACATTTTCTCTTCACGTACCGTACCGGAAATGACACATGCCGTATAACCCTCATCATAAAAATAGCGGTAGATCGCTGTTGCAAGCTTTGTAAAAACACGTCCGTTCCGGTGATCCTTTTTTACCGCGAGCAGCCGGATTTCGCATAAATGCTCGCAAACTTCTGCATCCAAATAGTTTTCTACATCCCCGATTTTACGGTCGATTGAAAATGGTCGTGTATCGCGGAATGCTACCATACCAACCATTTCCGTATTTTTATAAACTATCACATATACATTTTCTTCATGAAATTTATCGATGAGACGACGCGAAGGATTGTGCTCATGTTGAGGAATTTCCTCCACAAATGTTTCATAATTTAATGCTGCAATTGCGTCGAACTCTTCATCTGTTGCTGCAATTTTACTCCAGTACATTTGGTTTCACCCTCTCTACAATGCTTTGACGCTGTTTCCAAATAACGAGAACAAGTGCAATCGTTACGATAAACCCTGCATCCATATATACGCTCGAGACTAGTCCGTACACGATGAATCCGCCTGTCATACTAAGTGTTGCACTTTTTGTTACGAGCAGGCTCAATAAAAAGCCGGTTAAAAATACTAATATCAATAACGGCGAAAAAGCGACCATTGCTCCGATTACCGTTGCTACTCCTTTTCCGCCTTTTCCGCGATTCCAAAACGGGTACAAATGACCAAGCACTACAGCAATGACAGCAAGTGCAATCGTCAGTTCAGGAAGCTCCAGCATACGCCCTGTTTCTACTACGATCAGCCCTTTCATACCATCCCCCACTGCCACGAGGATAAAAGCCCACTTACCTAATGTGCGTCCGGCATTTCGCGCTCCAAGATTGCCGCTATTTGCATGTTGCAGATCAATTCCTTTTATTTTCCCTATAACGACCGCAAAAAGGATTGTACCGAATAAATAACTTAGCAATATATAGAACATCCTGATCACCCTTTTGGATTTATTATTTTTATCGTAGCGTATTTGAGCAGAAGTTGCACCGATTGCTTTCCATATTTATCAAAAACACAATTCAGTATTTCTTAACTTTAAATGGGTTTATAAAATAATTATTCGCGGGTACTCCATATAATCATTTAGAGAATCAATTGAAAAAAGTTTGCTTTTATATTCCCTCACGGAGCGTGCTTCCCTCTTTTTTCTAAAAATCATTTATACTAACTATTATCTATTCAAATTTGTTAGGAGTTTATATGAAGAATTTCGGAGGTTTTATCGGCTTTATTTTTATCGGATTACTATTTATAGCGATCATCGGAATCGCAATTTCCGTGGAAGTAGGAATTTTACTGCTTGTCGGAATTGAATTTGAAGGTTGGGGCAACTTAATTGGGTTCATCCTAATTTACGGGATTATAGAGTTTGGGCTTGTCATGGTATCCGATGTCCTGATTGAATTAAAAACAACTTTGCATCAACGGTTCCATAAATACTTTGCGCATCTACTCATCTCCTTCACGCTTTTAATGACAATTTCCCTCATGATGGAATCCATTTACTTGCCTTTATATGGCGGAATTGTCTTTGCCATTGCGACAGCGACAATGTATTGGGTGTTTGACGCAGGGTCAAAAAAAGGAAAGATGAGAAGCTGATTTCCAGATGTTCTATGCTATAATTATTTCTACAACCGAATCAATTACGCCTCTGCGTAATTGCGTCCAGATTTTTTGAGTTTACTCAAAAATTTCCTTTAAAAATCTGTGACATCTGCCAGAGGCTTATCTTCATTCAGCGGGCTTTTAAGATACTCGCTGAATTAAACAAACAAGCGCTCAACATTCTCCTGAAAAGGTGAGGGTTGCTGAATAAGATAAAGGGAGGCACTCAATCATATGAGTCATTTAGAAAAATTAGATGCTTACTTCACAGAAAACCGTGAACGTCATTTAGCGGAGTTAAACGAATTTTTACGCATTCCTAGTATTTCCGCTTTATCTGAGCATAAGGCAGATATGTTGTCAGCGGCAAACTGGCTGGCAGACCACTTAAAATCATTAAACATCGAAAACGTATCAGTAGATGAAACAGCTGGTCATCCGGTCGTTTATGGGGAATGGCTTCATGCTGAAGGCAAACCGACGATTCTGTTCTACGGTCATTATGATGTACAACCAGTTGATCCGTTAAACTTATGGGAAACACCTCCTTTTGAACCGGCCATCCGCGACAATAAACTGTTTGCACGTGGTTCTTCGGACGATAAAGGACAAGTGTTCATGCATTTAAAAATGATCGAAGCGTTATTTGCGACAGAAGGTACATTACCGGTAAACGTGAAATTCATTTATGAAGGTGAAGAGGAAATCGGCAGTCCGTCTCTTCCACAGTATACAGAGGACAATAAAGAAAAATTAGCTGCAGACTTGATCGTCATTTCCGATACAGGTCTATACGCAAAAGGAAAACCGGCAGTATGCTATGGCTTACGCGGACTAACAGGTGTGCAGATTGATGTGCGCGGTGCAAAAGGTGACCTGCACTCTGGCCTTTATGGCGGCGGTGTTCAAAACGCGATCCATGCACTTGCCGAAATTTTAGCATCTTTCCGTGATGAGCACGGGACAATTCAAGTGGAAGGCTTCTATGATTCAGTGCGTCCCCTATCTGAAGAAGAGCGTCAAGCTTACCGTGACCTAAACTTTGATGAAGAAGCATTAAAAGAAGAAGTCGGTGTGAAAGAATTATTCGGTGAAGCTGGCTATTCTTACTTGGAACAAACATGGGCACGTCCAACATTGGAAGTGAACGGCGTATTTGGCGGCTTCTCTGGTGAAGGCATTAAAACAGTATTACCTGCTGAAGCGGGTGCAAAAATTACATGCCGCTTGGTACCGGATCAAGACCCTGAAGAAATCGTTTCTTTACTGAAAGCGCATATTGAAAAGCATAAACCAACTGGTGTCGAAGTAACGATTTCTGAATTTGATAAAGGAAAACCTTATTTAACACCATTTGACCACCCGGCAATTCAGGCGGCAGGTCGTTCATATGAAAAAGTATACGAAGTACCTACAGCTTATACGCGCGGTGGCGGATCAATCCCGATTGTTGCAGCATTCGATGAAATTTTAGGCCTGCCTGTTGTGCTAATGGGCTTCGGTCTTTCAAGTGAAAACTTCCATGCACCAAACGAACACTTCCATCTTGAAAACTTCGACCAAGGCTTGCGAGTACTTGGCGATTACATGCATGAAGTAGCAACAATTAAATTTTAAAGATAAAAGTGCTAAAGCGCCAGTCCAACTCCTAGTGGGCAAAACGCCATGTCCCTGTGGCATGCCCATAATGACCCACATCATGTGAGCCTCTGACATTGGAGGGCCCGACGCAAAAGTAAATGCTTCACCACTTTTGCACGAGGGACCGAAATGTTGCGTGGAGTTGGCTCTTTAGCCTAGCCTTAAACAAAAAAGACTCCAATGCCCACTACAGCATTGGAGTCTTTTGTAATCCGTACGAGACCATATAAAAAATAGGGGGGTTTTATATGTTGTCGAAGTCATGTACGAGATTTATGAGTAACATAGCATATCAATGAGTGAGCAAGTCTGCCTACCATGCAACCCGCTCTACTTGATAAACCAATAATAACATGTCCCCTTCCATCAAAAAACACGAGGGTTCTCATTGTCATATTATGCTCACATTTTCTGTTCACAATTTCTCAACAAGCGGATAGAAAATAATAATATTTTGATATTACTTAGTTGATTTTTGATGAAATTTTATAATTTAAAAGAGAAATTCATTATATATAAGTACTTTTCACTAAAAAAAAAGGAACAAACCTATGCATGCGCTCAGCCTCTATAAACAAAAAACCCATCCATTTTCCCTCTAAGAAAATGAATGAGTTTTTAATTCTACAACTTTAAAGCGCATTTAAAATCATGCCAACTGTTGCATAAATAAAGACTGTCCCAAATACAGCCATCATATGGAAGAGCGAATAGCCGAACATAATATTCGCCCATTTCTTCTCACCTTGTTTTTTTGATGCCGCAATACTCATGCAGAGCCAAATGACACCAAGGACAAGAGAAACGATTGTTAAACCTAAGCTAAGCGGTAAAAATAAAAAGCTCGATAAAATTAGGAGCACGAGATAAATATTCGACTGAATATATGTGCGTTGCTCCCCTTTTGCTACAGGTAGCATCGGGATATTCGCCGCGGCGTAGTCTTCTTTTTTACGAATGGCGATGGCATAAAAATGCGGCATTTGCCAAATGACCATAATTAGAAACAGTGCCCATGCAGCCGGATGCCAAAGATCCGGAGCGACGGCTGCCCATCCAATAAGTGGGGGCATAGCGCCTGAAATACTACCAACTTCTGTATTCCAGATCGTACGGCGTTTTGTCCACATTGTATAAGGGACAACATAGAAAAATACACCTAAAAACCCTAACAAAGCAGCTAACGGTGATGCTAAATAAAGCGCCGTACA
This window of the Solibacillus isronensis genome carries:
- a CDS encoding RNA polymerase sigma factor; this translates as MNELLTTIYDEYNRYIYHLCLKLTRNQNEAEDLMQEVWVKVVRYEESVSKVDHVKAWLTTITMNTFRDRYRKNVRRSKYMMNQPEQLDVPILDLVPNNDFTTEELVEKTEITKIVQEKMGQLDSIYQKTLWYFYVDQFSLAEISELMKVSIGTVKSRLFRAKARLKEILLSDNGVAEAVLA
- a CDS encoding histidine kinase, whose protein sequence is MKNFGGFIGFIFIGLLFIAIIGIAISVEVGILLLVGIEFEGWGNLIGFILIYGIIEFGLVMVSDVLIELKTTLHQRFHKYFAHLLISFTLLMTISLMMESIYLPLYGGIVFAIATATMYWVFDAGSKKGKMRS
- the cyoE gene encoding heme o synthase, whose product is MQTQSNRQLWAQAVKTGIIKSNLIPMIAALMLALYTYELNFIDHIPAIIYAIIGSAAVIAAAGAYNNVYDRDIDQIMPRTKTRPTVTGELSAKLVLIVATILLILGCTALYLASPLAALLGFLGVFFYVVPYTMWTKRRTIWNTEVGSISGAMPPLIGWAAVAPDLWHPAAWALFLIMVIWQMPHFYAIAIRKKEDYAAANIPMLPVAKGEQRTYIQSNIYLVLLILSSFLFLPLSLGLTIVSLVLGVIWLCMSIAASKKQGEKKWANIMFGYSLFHMMAVFGTVFIYATVGMILNAL
- a CDS encoding aminotransferase class V-fold PLP-dependent enzyme, with the protein product MYWSKIAATDEEFDAIAALNYETFVEEIPQHEHNPSRRLIDKFHEENVYVIVYKNTEMVGMVAFRDTRPFSIDRKIGDVENYLDAEVCEHLCEIRLLAVKKDHRNGRVFTKLATAIYRYFYDEGYTACVISGTVREEKMYTQMGFRQFASAVGTEEARYLPMVLTRQESAVFRERLREQNIVFFPGPVALEKPLIPSTISHRSVKFQQELDEMENELCKLAKANYVIPLVGTGTLANDAMLGQMKSEFPNEAGLVLVNGEFGHRLYNQAKQWGLHIEKIDVGWGNLFDIAQIEAYLQMGGYRYIVFVHGETSNSILNPLDELRELADKYDIKLCADCISSFGSVPFSMQGLHYATAVSGKSLGAMAGLAFIFCKERPFSSDAPLYLNLPYYIEKQIPFTLPHYFVEAVSDALKFYPGRFEVLEKRMATIKNSAFKVTATYPMIATWEHPKMAELLTICALNGFLLHGDSAYLKQRNIAQISTIQPSFEKDFKRLQELLTYVMETL
- a CDS encoding ABC-F family ATP-binding cassette domain-containing protein, with the translated sequence MAILTVENLGHSFGDRTLFKEVSFRLVEGDHIGLVGANGVGKSTLMSIITGQAIHDEGKVEWLPGTHYGYLDQHTVLTAGRSMRDALRDAFAPLYKKEDRLNEISVELGEPDADYDSLLEEMSEIQDALDAGDFYSLDMKIDEIARGLGLDAIGLERDVAALSGGQRTKVLLAKLLLEKPKVLLLDEPTNYLDEEHVTWLKNYLKNYPYAFLLISHDTEFMNNVVDVILHLEFTKMTRYTATYEKFIELAEINKRQHIDAYEKQQEFIKQQEDFIARNKARYSTSGRAKSRAKQLDRMERIDRPETAVKPEFSFKEARTPGRYIVEAENLVIGYDKEKPLLPPLTFQIERGEKIALVGMNGVGKSTLLKTMLGKVQPLDGKVILGDYLEPSYFEQEVKADKITPIDDVWNAFPSMEQAQVRAALARAGLKTDHITRPLNSLSGGEQAKVRLCKLMMDQTNWLIFDEPTNHLDVDAKEELKRAMKDFKGTIVLVSHEPEFYEGLATKVWNVQDWFTTRETKELNEFK
- a CDS encoding dipeptidase, which translates into the protein MSHLEKLDAYFTENRERHLAELNEFLRIPSISALSEHKADMLSAANWLADHLKSLNIENVSVDETAGHPVVYGEWLHAEGKPTILFYGHYDVQPVDPLNLWETPPFEPAIRDNKLFARGSSDDKGQVFMHLKMIEALFATEGTLPVNVKFIYEGEEEIGSPSLPQYTEDNKEKLAADLIVISDTGLYAKGKPAVCYGLRGLTGVQIDVRGAKGDLHSGLYGGGVQNAIHALAEILASFRDEHGTIQVEGFYDSVRPLSEEERQAYRDLNFDEEALKEEVGVKELFGEAGYSYLEQTWARPTLEVNGVFGGFSGEGIKTVLPAEAGAKITCRLVPDQDPEEIVSLLKAHIEKHKPTGVEVTISEFDKGKPYLTPFDHPAIQAAGRSYEKVYEVPTAYTRGGGSIPIVAAFDEILGLPVVLMGFGLSSENFHAPNEHFHLENFDQGLRVLGDYMHEVATIKF
- the spxA gene encoding transcriptional regulator SpxA; protein product: MTVTIYTQSSCSSSRKALKWLNENNITYTEKRTTSQSLTLAEFKHILSMTEDGTDEIIATNSNDFKNLDIDIDQLSIQELYNLIQQHPRMLRSPILLDEKRIQIGYNEMDIRRFIPRKVRAFELNALQKLAVE
- a CDS encoding glycerol-3-phosphate acyltransferase; protein product: MFYILLSYLFGTILFAVVIGKIKGIDLQHANSGNLGARNAGRTLGKWAFILVAVGDGMKGLIVVETGRMLELPELTIALAVIAVVLGHLYPFWNRGKGGKGVATVIGAMVAFSPLLILVFLTGFLLSLLVTKSATLSMTGGFIVYGLVSSVYMDAGFIVTIALVLVIWKQRQSIVERVKPNVLE
- a CDS encoding MarR family winged helix-turn-helix transcriptional regulator, coding for MNEHKREQLTELFEKMTSLERKIANQWNSQNQLGFSKSHILILAYLHTDGPKRPSAIAEKLKVTTGGVTVLTTKLIKAGLIEKTQNETDRRASQIHITEAGIEVLERSQQQVDNLFENLFGMLTEDEIKTLTAIFDKCTKL